The Streptomyces sp. NBC_00224 genome contains the following window.
CGGTGAAGTCGGGGAGCCCGCTGGTGTGGTTGAGCAGCTGACGCAGTGTCACCTTGCGCCAGGCGGCGGGCAGTCCCGGCAGGCGCCTGCCGATGGTGGTGTCCAGCGTCAGCCGCCCCTGGTCGACCAGCCGCAGGGCCACGGCCCCGCTGTACGCCTTGGAGAGGCTGGCGAGCCGCATGTGGTCGGTGGGGCGGGGTGGCCGCCCGGTCTCGATGTCCGCGACCCCGGCCCGGTAGACCTCGGCCCGGTCGCCCCGCTTCAGTACGGCGATGACGCCGGGCGGGCCGCCGACCGCGCCCACGAGTTGATCGAGCCTTCGTTGCAGCCCCCGGTCCTGCGGCGGCGGAGGCGTCTGCGCGGCCTGCGCGGGCTGGACGAGTGCGCCGGCCGACGCGGCGGCGAGCAGAGCGGCGACGGCCAGCGGCAGACGGGCACGGCGTCCGGGCGGGTGTGCGACCACGTGGGTACCTCCTGAAGGCATGGCAGCGGCCGGGTCCGGCTCGCCCGTTTCCCCTGACCCAGCATCAGACGCCCTGGCGTCTCACGCCTTCACACTGCTCCATCCGGCCCAGGGCCACGTCTCCCTGCTGGCCCTGGGCAGGTGTCCCGAAGCGGCTCAGGACCCGGCCGGCTCGTGCGCCGCCGCGTCCAGTGCCTCGCGCGCCGCGTCGAGGGCCGCGGCCCGGTCGGTGGGCACCAGGCCGACGCGGGTGCGGCGGTCGAGGAGGTCGGACTCGTCGAGCGCGCCCTCGTGCCTGACCGCCCACCACAGTTCGGCCCGGGTGGTCTCCACTCCTTCGGCCACCGGTTCGCGCAGCCGGGGGTCTGCCTCGCCGAGCGCGTGCAGGGCGGTGGCCTCGGTCCCGTACCGGGTGAGCAGCCTGCGCGGTACCGGCAGGGCGGCGAGCTCCGCGGGCGCGGCGGCGCCGACCAGGGGCAGTCGCGCGGTGCGGCAGGGCGCCGCCGACATGCCCCGGGCGGTCAGCGCGGCGTCGAGGGCGTCCTGGGCCATCCGCCGGTAGGTGGTCAGCTTGCCGCCGACGACGGTCACGACGCCCTCGCTCGACGTCAGCACCGCGTGCCGCCGCGAGATGTCGGAGGTGCGGCCGCCCGGCGCGCCGTCGGGGGCGTCGTCGAGGAGCGGCCGCAGCCCGGCGAAGGCGCCCACCACGTCGTCGCGGTGGACCGGTGTGTCCAGGGCCGTGTTGAGGATGTCGAGCAGGAAGCCGATGTCGGACTCGGGGGGCGTGGGCTCGTCCTGGAGCGGCCCGTCGACGGGCTCGTCGGTGAGCCCCACGTACACCCTGCCGTCCCCTTGCGGCAGGACCAGGACGAAGCGGTTGCTCTCGCCCGGGACAGGGATGTGCAGCCCGGCGGTGAGGCCGGGCAGGGTGCTGCCGCGCAGCACCAGGTGGGTGCCGCGCGAGGGGCGCAGCTTGACGCCGTCGACCAGCTGGTCCGCCCAGACGCCGGTGGCGTTGACGACCGCCCGGGCCCGGATGGTCAGCTCCTGCCCGGTCAGTTCGTCACGTACGAGGGCGCCGGAGCCGGTGACGGACAGGGCGCGGGTCCGGGTCAGGATGCGTGCCCCGTGTCCGGCGGCCGTGCGGGCGATGGCGGTCACCAGGCGGGCGTCGTCGGCCAGTTGGCCGTCCCAGGAGAGCAGCCCGCCGTACAGACCGTGCGGGCGCAGACCGGGCGCGGTCCGCAGGGTCTCGACGGCCGAGAGCCGGCGCGGGCCGGGCAGGGTGCGCCGTGCGGTGCCCGCCGAGATGCGCAGCAGGTCGCCCGCGTGCAGCCCGGCCTGCACGACCGCCGCGTTGCGCCGGGAGGTCAGCGAGGTGAGGGGCAGCACGAACGGCTGCGCACGCACCAGGTGGGGGGCGGTGCGCTCCATCAGCACCCCGCGCTCCACCGCGCTCTCGTGCGCGACGCCGAGCTGCCCGGAGGCCAGGTAGCGCAGTCCGCCGTGGATGAGCTTGGAGCTCCAGCGGGAGGTGCCGAACGCCAGGTCGTACGCGTCGATCGCGGCGACCGACAGGCCGCGCGAGGCGGCGTCCAGGGCGGCTCCGGCGCCGGTCGCGCCGAGGCCGATGACCAGGACGTCGACGGCCGTCCCGGCGGCCAGCCCGTCCAGTTCGCGGGCGCGGCGGGCGGCGGTGAGGGAGAAGGAGTCCGAGCGGGGTTCGGTACGGCTCATGGGGCGAGGGTCCTCTCAAGGATGTGCCGGAGCTCGTCGTAGAACGCTTCGTCGGCGAGTTCGGGGTCCGCCGCGTCGGTCATGGTCTGCAGTGAGAGCGCGAAGGACTGGATCACCAGGAAGAGCGACCTGGTCTGGCGCAGCGGGTGGTCGGCGCGTACCGAACCGTCCGCGTGCCCCTGCTCCAGCGCCTCCTGGACGAAGGCGAGCAGCGCGTCCTGGCTGGCGCCCCGGCGGTCGAAGAGGTACGGCAGCAGCAGTTCCGGGTCGACGTCGAGGATCTTGCACAGCAGCGGATGGGACCGGAAGGCGCGCAGCCCCGCCACCAGCCCGTCGACCAACTGCTCGCGCACGGGTCGGGTGGTGTCGGTCGTGGGCGTGTCCCCGAGGGTGACGGACACCCACTCCCGTGTCATGACGTCGCCCACCAGGGTGCGCACGTCGGGCCAGCGCCGGTAGATGGTCATGCGGGAGACCCCGGCCCGGCGTGCGACGTCGGTGAGGGTCGTCCGGCGGACGCCGACCGCGAGAACGCAGTCCCGGGCGGCGTCGAGCACCGCCTCGTCGTCCCGACGGTTGTGACGAATGGGCTTCATCTGTCACAGTGTAACGACGGAACGGGCGACGGCAAGCCGCCCCCCACGCCGTGGGACCGGAACAACTGCGCGACGAAGCGGGTGATCAGGTGGGTTCGGTGGACATGCTGTGGAGTGGCTGGGGCGATCCGGCCAAGGCGGCGCCACTGCCCGAAGAAGTGGTGGGCCTGCTGCGGGACCTGCTGGGGGTGCGCCCGGCGGACGCCCCGGCGAAGGCCCTCGCGGCCGTCACGCCCGGCCCCTCGCGGCTGACCGAGGCGGCCGGGGCCGCCCTGGTGGCGGCGGTCGGCGAGGCGCACGTACACGGCGACGACGAGACCCGGGTGCGCCACACCCGCGGCAAGTCCACCCCCGACCTGCTGCGCATCCGGGCCGGTGAGGTCGGCGACGCGCCGGACGCCGTGGTGCTGCCGGCCGACCACGACGAGGTCCTGGCCGTCCTCACGGCGTGCACCGAGCACCGGGTCGCCGTCGTCCCCTTCGGCGGCGGCACCTCCGTCGTCGGCGGACTGGCCCCCCAGGCGCACGACGCCTTCGTCGCGCTCGACCTGCGCCGTATGAACCGCCTCGTCGCCCTCGACGAGGTCTCGCGCACCGCCACCCTGCAACCCGGGCTGCGCGGCCCCGAGGTGGAGGCGCTGCTCGCCGAACAGGGCTACACGCTCGGCCACTTCCCGCAGTCCTTCGAGTGGGCGACGGTCGGCGGGTTCGCGGCCGCCCGCTCCAGCGGCCAGGCCTCCGCGGGCTTCGGGCGCTTCGACGACATGGTGACGGCCCTTCAGGTCGCCACCCCGCGCGGCACCCTGGACCTCGGCCGGGCCCCGCGCTCGGCCGCCGGACCGGATCTGCGCCAGCTGGTCCTCGGCTCCGAGGGGGCCTTCGGCGTCATCACCTCGGTGACCGTACGAATCCACCCCACGGCCCGGGCCAAGGTCTACGAAGGCTGGCGCTTCCCGTCCTTCGCCCAGGGGCAGGCCGCCCTGCGTACGCTCGCCCAGGACGGGCCGATGCCCACCGTGCTGCGGCTGTCCGACGAGACCGAGACCATGATCGGCCTGGCCAAGCCGGACGCCATCGGCGGTGGCCTCGCCTCCGACGCGGGCTGCCTGGCGATCGTCGGGTACGAGGGCACCGCCGACGAGGTCGCCCACCGCAAGGCGCGCGTGCACACCGCACTGAGCGCGGCGCAGGGCGAGCCGCTCGGCGAGGACCCGGGCACCGGCTGGGCCCACGGCCGCTACAACGCGCCCTATCTGCGCGACGCGCTCCTGGACGCCGGCGCCTTCGCCGAGACGCTGGAGACGGCCGCGTTCTGGTCGGACATCCCCGCCCTGTACGAGGCCGTGCGCACCGCCCTCACCCAGTCCCTCACCGACGCGGGCACCCCGCCGCTGGTGATGTGCCACGTCTCGCACGTCTACCCGGCGGGCGCCTCGCTCTACTTCACGGTGGTCAGCGCCCAGGGCAAGGAGCCGGTGGCACACTGGGCCCCGGCCAAGCGGGCGGCCAACGACGCCATCCTCGCCGCCGGCGGCACCATCAGCCACCACCACGGCGTCGGCACCGACCACCGCGACTGGTACGCCCGGGAGATCGGCCCGCTCGGCGTCGAGGTCCTGCACGCGGTCAAGGACCGGCTCGACCCGGCAGGCATCCTGAACCCCGGGATCCTGCTGCCGCCGCTGCCCGCCGTCTGACCGCGCGCAGCACCCGCGTACCCCGCCCGCAAGCAACACCGTCGTCGCCCATCGGAGCGTAGCCATGCGACAGTTCACGGCCGTCGTCAACCCCACCGCGGGCGGGTCACAGGGCGCCGCCGCCCTGATCCCGCTGGCCCGGCTGCTGCGCGAAGGGGGTGCGGAGCTGGAGGTCGAGTACAGCCGCGGCCTCGATCACGCACGGACGCTGGCCCGCCGGGCCGCCGAACAGGGCCGCGTGGTGCTCGGGGTCGGCGGCGACGGCATGGCGGGATGCGTGGCCGGGGCCCTGGCCGGCACCGACGCCCTCGTGGGCATCGTGCCGGCCGGGCGCGGCAACGACTTCGCCCGCGCGCTCGGGCTGCCCTCCGAGCCCGCCGCGCTGGCCGAGCTCCTGCTGCGCGGCGCGCCCAGGAAGGTCGACGCCATCGAGGTCGAATCGGCCGTGCACGACAAGGTCGCCGTCCTCGGCAGCGTCTACGCCGGGGTCGACGCGGTGGCCAACCGGCACGCCAACGCCTCGCGGCTGCTGCGCGGCGCCGCCTCGTACTACATGGGCGGACTGCGCGCGGTCCTCGGCTGGCGCACCGCCCACTACCGCATCACCATCGACGGCACGCTCCACGAGCGCAGCGGCTACACCGTCATCGCCGCCAACTCCGGCTTCTACGGCTTCGGTCGGCACATCGCGCCGGGCGCTGCGGTGGACGACGGACTCCTCGACGTGGTCATCCTCAACGACTCCCCCCGCCGCCTGTTCTTCAAGGTCATGAAGGAGCTGGAGGACGGCAGCCACGTCCACCGGCCGCAGGTGGAGATCCTGCGCGGCCGCGAAGTGCGCATCGAGGCGGACCGCCCCCTGCCGTACGGGGCGGACGGTGAGGTCGAGGCCGTCCTGCCGGTCACCGCGCGCGTCCTGCCGGGAGCGCTGACCCTGCTGGCGTGACCCGGGGCGTACCGTCCGTGTTACGGGGAATCCGCACGGCATGACCACTCAAGTCGAGCGGGCCAAGGCACGAACGGCCAGGCGGGTCATGGCCGTTCGGATTCTGATCACGGTGGTGGCGATCGCGGCGCTGGTCGCGTTCTCC
Protein-coding sequences here:
- a CDS encoding TetR/AcrR family transcriptional regulator; protein product: MKPIRHNRRDDEAVLDAARDCVLAVGVRRTTLTDVARRAGVSRMTIYRRWPDVRTLVGDVMTREWVSVTLGDTPTTDTTRPVREQLVDGLVAGLRAFRSHPLLCKILDVDPELLLPYLFDRRGASQDALLAFVQEALEQGHADGSVRADHPLRQTRSLFLVIQSFALSLQTMTDAADPELADEAFYDELRHILERTLAP
- a CDS encoding diacylglycerol kinase family protein, yielding MRQFTAVVNPTAGGSQGAAALIPLARLLREGGAELEVEYSRGLDHARTLARRAAEQGRVVLGVGGDGMAGCVAGALAGTDALVGIVPAGRGNDFARALGLPSEPAALAELLLRGAPRKVDAIEVESAVHDKVAVLGSVYAGVDAVANRHANASRLLRGAASYYMGGLRAVLGWRTAHYRITIDGTLHERSGYTVIAANSGFYGFGRHIAPGAAVDDGLLDVVILNDSPRRLFFKVMKELEDGSHVHRPQVEILRGREVRIEADRPLPYGADGEVEAVLPVTARVLPGALTLLA
- a CDS encoding glycerol-3-phosphate dehydrogenase/oxidase; the encoded protein is MSRTEPRSDSFSLTAARRARELDGLAAGTAVDVLVIGLGATGAGAALDAASRGLSVAAIDAYDLAFGTSRWSSKLIHGGLRYLASGQLGVAHESAVERGVLMERTAPHLVRAQPFVLPLTSLTSRRNAAVVQAGLHAGDLLRISAGTARRTLPGPRRLSAVETLRTAPGLRPHGLYGGLLSWDGQLADDARLVTAIARTAAGHGARILTRTRALSVTGSGALVRDELTGQELTIRARAVVNATGVWADQLVDGVKLRPSRGTHLVLRGSTLPGLTAGLHIPVPGESNRFVLVLPQGDGRVYVGLTDEPVDGPLQDEPTPPESDIGFLLDILNTALDTPVHRDDVVGAFAGLRPLLDDAPDGAPGGRTSDISRRHAVLTSSEGVVTVVGGKLTTYRRMAQDALDAALTARGMSAAPCRTARLPLVGAAAPAELAALPVPRRLLTRYGTEATALHALGEADPRLREPVAEGVETTRAELWWAVRHEGALDESDLLDRRTRVGLVPTDRAAALDAAREALDAAAHEPAGS
- a CDS encoding FAD-binding oxidoreductase, with protein sequence MDMLWSGWGDPAKAAPLPEEVVGLLRDLLGVRPADAPAKALAAVTPGPSRLTEAAGAALVAAVGEAHVHGDDETRVRHTRGKSTPDLLRIRAGEVGDAPDAVVLPADHDEVLAVLTACTEHRVAVVPFGGGTSVVGGLAPQAHDAFVALDLRRMNRLVALDEVSRTATLQPGLRGPEVEALLAEQGYTLGHFPQSFEWATVGGFAAARSSGQASAGFGRFDDMVTALQVATPRGTLDLGRAPRSAAGPDLRQLVLGSEGAFGVITSVTVRIHPTARAKVYEGWRFPSFAQGQAALRTLAQDGPMPTVLRLSDETETMIGLAKPDAIGGGLASDAGCLAIVGYEGTADEVAHRKARVHTALSAAQGEPLGEDPGTGWAHGRYNAPYLRDALLDAGAFAETLETAAFWSDIPALYEAVRTALTQSLTDAGTPPLVMCHVSHVYPAGASLYFTVVSAQGKEPVAHWAPAKRAANDAILAAGGTISHHHGVGTDHRDWYAREIGPLGVEVLHAVKDRLDPAGILNPGILLPPLPAV